DNA from Trueperaceae bacterium:
ACGACGCTCACCGCCTACGTTCGCACCCTCTCGGCCGTGCACCTGATCGCCGAGGCGGTTCCGGTCGACGGCGTCACCCCGCCCTCCGCGCGGGCTCCGGAAGGCCCCCCTCGCCCGCGACGCGCACCACGAGACCTTCGCGAAGGCCGTCCGGGCGGGCGTACCATCGTGGCTGGAACCGACGACCTGAACGGCCGCCTCTCGTACGAGCTGGACCGTATGTCCGACGCCCACGTGCCGGCCGAAGCCGTCCTCCATTCGGACAAGGTCCACGACCCCGAGCGCCTCGTCCGTCCCGACCTCGGCCCGATCCAGCCTGGACACGATCGTCGTACGCGGCGACTCCGCACAGGACTTGGCGGCGGTGAAGGCCGTCGGACTCCTGGTGCTGGGGGCCAGGCGCAGCACCGGGATGCGAACGAAGACGGGCCCCACCGCCCCAACGGAACCACGCGACGGGGCAGCGATCGATGTGGGCCAGCCAGCGGGGCCGCTACCGGTCCCGCAACGCCTCGGGAAGCAACGCCTGTGGCGCGTTCTGGTACGCGACGAATCGCGTGAAGCGTTCGATGGCGTAGGTACCTACGGAGGTGCCACGACCGTCGGACGTGGCCGGGAACGGTCCGCCGTGGACCATGGCGGGGCTCACCTCGACACCCGTCGGAAATCCGCCGAACAGCACGCGGCCTGCGCGGTCGGCGAGGACGGCAAAGAGGGGGCGAACGACGTCCAACTCGTCGTCCTCCGCGTGGACGGTGGCGGTCAACTGCCCCTCCATGGCGCGGGCGAAAGCGACGAGGTCGACAACGTCGCGATACCAGACCAAGACCGTGCTAGGGCCGAACACCTCGTGCAGGAGCGTGGGGTCGGCCCGAACGGCGGCCAGGTCCACTTCCCACGCGGCGGCCGACGCGGCGGTGGGGCCGTCCGCAGCGTAGCCCTGGGCGAGGGGCGTGCCACCCGCCTCGCGGAGTGCGTCGATGCCCCGTCCGTACATCTCGCACACGCGGGCGTTCAGCATGGTGCCGCCGGGCGTGGCCTCGGTTCGTCGGGCCAGCTCGGTCGCGATGGCATCCCCGTCGGCACCGCGGGGCACAAGGACGACGCCGGGGTTGGTGCAGAACTGGCCGACGCCCAGCGTGAACGAGACGTGGAGGCCTTCGGCGATCGCCTCGCCGCGCGCATGGGCGGCGCCGGGAAGCACGAAAACAGGATTGACGCTACCCATCTCGGCGTAGACGGGGATCGGTACAGGCCGCTCGGTCGCGATGCGCATGAGGGCCTCTCCCCCACCTCGGGAACCTGTAAAACCCACAGCACGAATCTCGGGCGCACGCACCAGCTGCGCCCCGGCGTCGTGACCGTCGTCGAACAAGAGTGAGAACACACCGTCTGGAAGACCGGTACGGTGAGCCGCATCGGCGATCGCGGCGCCGACGAGCTCGGAGGTACCGGG
Protein-coding regions in this window:
- a CDS encoding aldehyde dehydrogenase (NADP(+)), giving the protein RIDPADPDRTPAPKPDLRSMRRAIGPVAVFGASNFPFAFSVAGGDTASALAAGCPVVVKAHPGHPGTSELVGAAIADAAHRTGLPDGVFSLLFDDGHDAGAQLVRAPEIRAVGFTGSRGGGEALMRIATERPVPIPVYAEMGSVNPVFVLPGAAHARGEAIAEGLHVSFTLGVGQFCTNPGVVLVPRGADGDAIATELARRTEATPGGTMLNARVCEMYGRGIDALREAGGTPLAQGYAADGPTAASAAAWEVDLAAVRADPTLLHEVFGPSTVLVWYRDVVDLVAFARAMEGQLTATVHAEDDELDVVRPLFAVLADRAGRVLFGGFPTGVEVSPAMVHGGPFPATSDGRGTSVGTYAIERFTRFVAYQNAPQALLPEALRDR